In Prosthecobacter debontii, the sequence GGGGCGTAGTGCTGCGTTACAGAGGCATGCAAAGACGATTCTTTCTTTTCCTCCTGGCTGCATGTGGCATGGTGAGCGGAGCTGTGGCTGCGGAGCCGCTGATTCGCAAAGAATGGCAGGTGGACGGCGTCACTCGGGAGGCTCTTCTGCACATCCCCGCGACAGCGCATGAGGTGGCTGCACCGGTGGTGTTTGCCTTTCACGGTCACGGTGGGCGCATGGCCTCGGCGGTACGCAGTTTCTCCATGCATACCCTGTGGCCTGAGGCGCTGGTGGTTTACATGCAGGGGCTGAATACCCCCGGGCGGCTGACGGATCCCGAGGGTAAGAAGCCCGGCTGGCAACACGCCGCCGGTGATCAGGGCGACCGCGACCTGAAGTTCTTCGATGCCGTGCTGGCAAGTCTGAAGGCCGACTATCGCGTGGATACCCGCCGCATCTACAGCATGGGTCACTCCAACGGCGGCGGCTTCACCTACCTGCTGTGGGCGGAGCGTGGGGATGTCTTTGCGGCCCTGGCCCCCTCGGCTGCTCCGGCGACACGCAGTCTGTCGAAGCTGAAACCCAAACCGTTGATGCATCTGGCGGGTGAAAACGATCCGCTGGTGAAGTTCGAGTGGCAGCAGGCGACGATCAACTTTGTGCGCAAGCTGAATCAATGTGGGGAAGGCATGACCTGGGATCAGGATGCCAACTGCACGCTCTATCCCTCCGCCATCGGCACCCCGGTGGTGACGGCCCTGCATCCGGGTGGGCATGAGTTTCTCAAGGACGGTCCGCCACTGATCGTGAAGTTCTTCAAGCAGCATGCGAAGAAAGAGTGATGAAAGAATGATCGGTTAGGTAAAGCCAGGTATGCGGATGCAGAATGTCTGGAAGACGGGCGGGGGTGAGATCGTTGTGGGGCGATGTTTTCCCCTCGTCTGTTACCTTCGCTACTGATCCTCGCCCTTGGATGCTCCGTGCCCCTGACTCACGGGCAAGCTCCGAAGAAGTCGGATCCGAAAGTGACCTCGGCGAAGAAAAAGAAAGCGGAACCCGCCTTTAGCTGGGTGGCACCGCTGGAGAATGCGGAGTGGGCGGCGAAGATCCTGCCGCCGACGATGAAGCATGCCACCTTCACCAGCCCCTCCATGGGCGTTGAGGTGGGGTATTACATCTATCTGCCACCGGGATACGAGAAAGGCGCGGCACGTTATCCGGTGGTTTATCACCTGCATGGAGGAAGGCCCGGTGCGGAAAACAAGGCGGCACGGCTGGCACGTTATGTGGATGAAGCCATCGCGAAGGGAACGATCGAGCCCACCATCTATGTGTTTCCCAATGGCGGGCCGGTGAGCTGGTATGACATGCCGGAGATGAAGCAGGGGATGGGGGAGTCGGTTTTCGTGAAGGAATTGGTCCCGCACATTGACGCCACTTATCGCACCTGGGGCACGCGTGAAGGGCGAGCGCTGGAGGGCTATTCTCAAGGGGGACGCGGCACCACCCGGATCATGTTCAAGCACCCCGAGCTGTTCCTCTCCGTGGCCCCCGGTGGCTCGGGGTATGGACCGGAGAAACACATCCAGGACAATGAAGGCTATGAGTCCGAAACGCTGCGTTTTCTACCCCTGGGTTACAATGCCTGGGATCTCGCCAAGGCCTATCAAGCACGGCCTCAAGCCGAGCGTCCGGCGCTGAACATCCTTATCTGGGATGGCACGAAGTGTTTCAACTACGACTTCAATCTCCAGTATTCCGCCTATCTCAAAGAGCTCGGCATTTCTCATCAGTTTCTTTCCATTCCGGAGGTCCCGCATACGGTGACTGGTAGCTATGATGTGAAGGGAGATGCGATCATGCAGCATCATCAGAAGACCTTCGCTGCGCATCGCCCCAAGGCCTAACCAAACTGGATCTCTTGCACCCGTTTTTTGAAATCTCATGAAACCTCATTTGTTACTCTCCTTTTGGTTGGGTTTGTCCTTGGCAGCTCCTTTAACCCTGCCTCATGCGGCCCAGGCGGAGGCTGCGGTGAAGGCCGAGAAAACCGCGAAGAAAGGTAAGGCTCAAGCTAAAGCGAAGAGCAAGGAAGGCCGCATCAATACACCGCCGCCGACGCATCCACCGCTCCAGTCGGTCGAGGTGACCCAGCTTCCCGAGGGCACGGATCACGTGGATCTCTACCTTCTCATCGGCCAGTCCAACATGAAGGGCCGCGGTTTCATGCCTGAGACCCCGAAACGTGATCCGCGTGTGATCATGATGCACCTGCGTGATGACCACTGGTATCTGGCCCGGCATCCGCTGCATCTGGTGGGGGATGCTCAGACCTTCGTCGGACACGACAATGCAGGCGTGGGCCCCGGGTTAGCCTTTGCGGAAGAGATGGCGGCTCAGGTGCCTCAGGCGGTGGTGGCGCTCGTGCCCGCAGCCGTGGGAGGCTCCTCCATCACACTGTGGCAAAAGGGTGCTAAACTGTATGATGAAGCCCTGCGGCGTGTGAAGCTGGCGCTGACAGAGACGGCTCCAGTGAAGGGTCGGCTGCGCGGGGTGCTGTGGCTGCAAGGCGAGGCCAATGCCAAACCGACCGACCTACCGCTGCATGAAGAGCGATTGCTGAAACTGGTGGATGATCTGCGGGCGGATTTGAGTCAACCCGACTTGCCTTTCATCGCCTGCACGATCGGCGAGATGGGAGATGTCTCACGTCTGACGGATAAAGCGGCCATGAATGAGATCCTGCTGGCTCTGCCCGGCAAGCGAGCAAACACCGGCTGCGTGGATGCACGTGATTTGAAGACCCACATCGGTGATAACGTCCACTTTGACACCGCCGCTCAGGAAGAGATCGGTCGGAGGTTTGCCAAAGCATTAGAGAAGCTGGGCTCCACCCAGGCTAGCCGCTAATCCGTTTACCCGCTTGTTATGAACTCGATCTTATCGCGGTTATCAGGCCGACTCGTCCTGGGGTTATTCGTGGGCTGTTTCATGCCATCGATGGGGGTGGCGGTAGATCGGCCTAACATCGTATTCATCTATGCCGATGATTGGGGCTGGGGAGATCTCGCCTGCCATGGGCACCCGCATCTGAAGACCCCCAACTTGGACCGCTTAGCCAGAGAAGGAACGGATTTTCAGCAATTCGTTGTGTGCAATCCCGTCTGCTCCCCCAGCCGCACCGCCATTGTCACGGGGCAGTATCCCGCACGTCATCAGGTGCATCAGCATTTCGCTGGGCATGCAGAGAACGTTGCTCGTGGCATGCCGGATTGGTTGGACCCGCAGGCTCCGCTGTTACCCCGGGTCCTGCATGAGGCAGGCTATCGCACCGGTCACTTTGGCAAGTGGCATCTGTCAGGAAATGGCGTGGGGATCGAGGCTCCTTTACCCGCCGCCTATGGTTATGACGATGCGGCGGTCTGGACTGGGCCGGGCAAAAACGTCTTCGAAGGCACCAGCGTGGAGAAGCAGGCCGGTGGAGCGCACGATCGTGCCGGGGCCTCGTTCCAGACCATC encodes:
- a CDS encoding alpha/beta hydrolase family esterase, whose protein sequence is MQRRFFLFLLAACGMVSGAVAAEPLIRKEWQVDGVTREALLHIPATAHEVAAPVVFAFHGHGGRMASAVRSFSMHTLWPEALVVYMQGLNTPGRLTDPEGKKPGWQHAAGDQGDRDLKFFDAVLASLKADYRVDTRRIYSMGHSNGGGFTYLLWAERGDVFAALAPSAAPATRSLSKLKPKPLMHLAGENDPLVKFEWQQATINFVRKLNQCGEGMTWDQDANCTLYPSAIGTPVVTALHPGGHEFLKDGPPLIVKFFKQHAKKE
- a CDS encoding alpha/beta hydrolase, producing the protein MFSPRLLPSLLILALGCSVPLTHGQAPKKSDPKVTSAKKKKAEPAFSWVAPLENAEWAAKILPPTMKHATFTSPSMGVEVGYYIYLPPGYEKGAARYPVVYHLHGGRPGAENKAARLARYVDEAIAKGTIEPTIYVFPNGGPVSWYDMPEMKQGMGESVFVKELVPHIDATYRTWGTREGRALEGYSQGGRGTTRIMFKHPELFLSVAPGGSGYGPEKHIQDNEGYESETLRFLPLGYNAWDLAKAYQARPQAERPALNILIWDGTKCFNYDFNLQYSAYLKELGISHQFLSIPEVPHTVTGSYDVKGDAIMQHHQKTFAAHRPKA
- a CDS encoding sialate O-acetylesterase → MKPHLLLSFWLGLSLAAPLTLPHAAQAEAAVKAEKTAKKGKAQAKAKSKEGRINTPPPTHPPLQSVEVTQLPEGTDHVDLYLLIGQSNMKGRGFMPETPKRDPRVIMMHLRDDHWYLARHPLHLVGDAQTFVGHDNAGVGPGLAFAEEMAAQVPQAVVALVPAAVGGSSITLWQKGAKLYDEALRRVKLALTETAPVKGRLRGVLWLQGEANAKPTDLPLHEERLLKLVDDLRADLSQPDLPFIACTIGEMGDVSRLTDKAAMNEILLALPGKRANTGCVDARDLKTHIGDNVHFDTAAQEEIGRRFAKALEKLGSTQASR